The genomic interval CACCCGTGCGCGATGCGGGAGAGGGGTCTATGGGCGAGCCTTTCGTAGCCCCTCTCCCGCACCGCGGGGTCGGGACGGTCGGGGACGGGTCCTCCCGTCCCCGACGCCGCGCCGGGAGGATCCGGCGCGGCCGTCCCCGACGGTGCCGAGCGCGAGCGAGGCGGGTGAGGGTCTGTTTACCGCGCATTTACGACTCGGGGAACTAGCGTGGCGGAGAGTTTCGATTTCGTCGTCGTCGGTGCCGGCATCTCCGGGGCCAGCACCGCCTATCATCTGAAGCGCCGCGGTGTGCCCAAGGTGTTGCTGATCGAGCGGGCGAGCCCGGCCTCGGGCGGCACCGGCAAGAGTGCGGCGATCGTGCGCCAGCACTATTCGAGCCCGATCCTGGTCAGGCTGGCGCGCGAAAGCATCGATCTCTTCAAGGCGATGCCGGAGGAGCTCGGACAGAGCGGCGGCTATGTCAATTCCGGCTACTGCTTCCTCATCGCCGCCGACATGCTGGAGGGTGCCAGGCGCAACATCGCCATGCAGCGCACACTCGGCATCGATACCGTACTGGTCGAGGGGGCCGGCTTTCCCCAGCATCTGCCGGAGCTCAATCCTGAAGGGGTGGCCGCGACGGTGTTCGAGACGCTCGGCGGCTATGCCGACCCGGTGAAGTCGACGGAAGCCTATGTCGCCGGCTTCCAGCGCCTAGGCGGCAGCTTCCGTCCGCGCACGCCGGTGCGCTCGCTCCTCAGCGAAGGGCCCAGCATCACCGGCATCGTGACCGACAAGGGGAAGATCGCCGCCGGCACGGTGGTGAATGCCGCCGGGCCCTGGGCGAAGCCGCTCGCCGCCAGCGCCGGGCTCGCGCTCGAGCTGCGCGCCGTGCTCGAGCAAGACACGGTCTGGCAGGTGCCGCCGGGCCGTCCGGTGCCGTCCGTCTCCATCTCCAACGGCGTCGATGCAACCTATCTTCGACCCTTGGGCGACCGCCGGTTCGTCATCGGCCGCGGCTTTCCCAAGGAATATGCCGACGTCGATCCCTACAACTATAAAGAGACGGGCGACGAGGCTTTCATTGCCGACGTCCAGTCTCGCATCGAAAAGCGGTTCCCCGCCTTCGCCGGCATGCGGCTCATCGATGCCTATGGCGCGCTCTACGATGTGAGCCCCGACTGGTATCCCTTCGTCGGCACGCGCGCCGGGCTCGCAGGCTATGCCGATGCCTCGGGCGGCAGCGGCCATGGCTTCAAGATCGGCCCGGCCTTGGGACGGGGGCTCGCGAACTGGCTGGTCGACGGCGATGCGCCCCAGGATTTCAAGGCGCTCAGCCACGACCGGCTGGCCTCGGGGCGGCTCTTCGTCGGCTCCTTCGGCGGCAATCGGGGCTAGGAGTCGGTTGATCTGACCCAAGCGCTTTCTACCTCGCGGGCGAGCAAGCTGCGCCCCCACCCCAGCCCTCCCCCGTCTGACGGCGAGGGAGGGAGCAGGTGCGCATTCGACTCCCTCCCCCATGCGCAGCGTGGGGGAGGGCTGGGGTGGGGGCACCGTGCGGCGTCGGTCTCCGTTTGCGCAGCCGAGTTACGAGCTTCATGAGCCTGCTCGCGGTCGATGGTGTCGTTGCCGGCTATGGGCCGCATGACGAGATCTTGAAGGGCGTGGCGATCCACGCGGAGGCCGGCGAGATGGTGGCGCTCGTCGGCCCGAACGGTGCCGGCAAGTCGACCCTCCTCAAGACCATCGCCGGCCTGTTGAAGCCGCGCCAGGGCTCTGTGCGCTTCAAGGACGAGGACTTGCAGGCGCTGCGTCCACGCGAGATCAGCGCCCGGGGCATCGCCTTCGTGCCCCAGGAGGCCAACGTGTTCGCCTCCTTGAGCGTGAACGAGAATCTGGAGATGGGCGGCTATCTCGAGCCGGGCCAGGTCAAGCGACGCATGGCCGAGGTCTACGAACGGGTGCCGGAGCTGGCCGCCAAGAAAGTCAGCGCTGCCCGCACGCTATCCGGCGGGCAGCGGCAAATGCTTGCCATGGGGATGGCGCTCATGGTCGCGCCGACCTTGTTGCTGCTGGATGAGCCCTCGGCCGGGTTGTCGCCGATCGCAGCGGAGAAACTGTTTGATACCATCAAATCCATACACCAAGATGGCATGACCATCGTCATGGTCGAGCAGAACGCGCTCGAAGCGCTGGCGATCTCGGACCGCGCCTACATCCTGGTCGATGGCCGCAACAATCGCGACGGCCCGGCCAAGACCCTGGCGGCGGATCCGGAGATAAGACGGGTCTTCCTGGGCGGCTGACGCGGTCCGGGAGATGCCCAATAAGCTGCCGATCGAACAGGGGAACCAGATCATGAAATCCAGGCTTCAGACCACCCGTCGCACGCTTCTCCAGGGTGCTGCCGCACTCGGCGCCGGCGTCGCCTTCCTGCCCCGTGGCCTCCGCGCGCAGGCGAGCGGGCCCATCCGCATCGCCGGGCTGGTGCCCTTGACCGGCGGCGGCGGCGCCTTCGGCCCGAATATGAGCCTCTCGCAGAAGACGGTGGTGGACGAGGTGAATGCCGCCGGCGGCCTCTTAGGACGCAAGGTCGAGCTCATCACCGAGGACGACCAGACCAACCCCGAAGCCGGCGTGCGCGCCGCGCGCAAGCTCATCGACGTCGACAAGGTCTCGGCGATCATGAGCGTCTGGGCATCGGCGGTCGGCACCGCGGTCTTGCCGCTCTGCTGGGAGAACAAGGTGATGATGCTGGCGATCTCGGCGGCCGATACCATCGCCGAGCTGCCGCACCAGGGCTATTTCGTGCGCACCCAGCCGCACACAGCACTCCAGGGCGAGCAGTTCGCCAAGTTCGCCATCGATACCGGCACCAAGCATCTCTACGTGATGATGCCGCAGACGCCGTTCACCGAGACGGTGATCAAGGGCATCACCCAGATCTGCCAGTCGAAGAACATCAAGGTCACCTCGATGATCTACGACGCGAAGAAGACCTCGCTTCGCTCCGAGGTCGACGAGATGATGCGGACGACACCCGACACGCTGATGATCGGCGGCTATCAGCCCGACGACATCGTGCTGGCGAAGGACGTCTTCCGCGCCAACTACAAGGGCCGCGTGGTCGGCTTCGCCTATGGCATGACCCCGCAATTCGTCGAAGGTGCCGGCGCCGAGGTGACGGAGGGCATGTATACGATCGAGCCGATTCCGGCCGCCGGTTCGACCGCCTATGGCCGCTTGCAGAAGCTCCTGAAGAAGGACGCGCTCGACACCTACACCTGCCAGGGCTACGACCACGCCAACCTGGCGCTCCTGGCGATCGCCCAGGCCAAGGAGGCGAGCGGCACCGCCATCCGCGACAACATCCGCAAGATCGGCGACCCCGCCGGCGTCAAGGTCGACAACGCCGTCGACGGCATCAAGCTCCTGGCCGAAGGCAAGAAGATCAACTACGAGGGCGCGTCGGGGCCCTGCAAATTCACCGATATCGGCAACATCCGCGAAGTCGTGTTCCGCTTGAATCAGATCAAGGCCGGCAAGATCCTGCCCGCCTAGGCCCGAGCCGATCCTGCCGGCTTTCGTCGATGCCAAAGAAGGCCCCCACCCCAGCCCTCCCCCGCCGATGACGGCGAGGGAGGGAGCGAGACGCGCCTCTTCACTCCCTCCCTCGCCAAAGGCGGGGGAGGGTCGGGGTGGGGGCACTACCGTAGCCTCCGATACCCGGTCCTAGCCGCCTTGTCAGCGCAGGTTCTGCAGCTCATCGTCAACGGCGTGGTGGCGGGCACCATCCTGGCGGTGCCCGCCATAGGCCTCTCCACCATCTTCGCCGTGCTGCGCTTCGCCAATTTCGCGCTTGCCGGCCATATGGCGATCGGCGCGTTCGCCGGCTATGTCGCCAATGCCTGGCTCGGGCTCCCGGCTTATGTGGCGATCCTGGCGGCCTTCGCCGCCGCCGGCATCGTCGGCATCGTCTCCGACCATTTCGGGCTTCGCCCCTTGCGCAACTACGGGGCGCTGACCTTGGCGATCGCCTCCATCGCGCTCAATCTCGTGCTCGAGAACGTGCTGCGCTTCGGCTTCGGCAATCGGCCGCGCGATTATGCCATCAAGCTGGTGCGCGACTGGACCTTCGGTCCCATCCGCATCGGCCCGCAGCAGCTGGAGAATTTGGCGATCGCGGTCGCCGCCATGGCGCTCATCTTCCTCTTCCTGGCGCTCACCACCACCGGCAAGGCCATGCGCGCGGTCGCCGACAACCCGATTTTGGCCGACATCAAGGGCATCGATCCCGACCGCATGGCGCGCTTCGCCAACTTCATCGGCATGGGCCTGGGCGGCGTCGGCGGCATGCTCGTCGGCCTCGACACCTCGGTCGATCCCTTGGTCGGCTTCCGCGCCCTTCTCTCGGTGTTCGCCGCCGCGGTCGTCGGCGGCCTCGGCAGCATTCCCGGGGCGGCGATCGGCGGGCTCTTTATCGGCCTGGCGGAGGAGCTGTCGCTCTTGGCGCTGCCGGCCAGCTACAAGACCGCGGTCGGCTTTCTGGCGATCCTCATCATGCTCACGCTGCGCCCGCGCGGCATCCTGGGCGAGCGCGGCCTATGACCAGCTATCTCGTCGCCATGGCCACCTTCGGGACCATCTATGCGCTCCTGGCACTGTCGCTCAACGTCATGTGGGGCATGACCGGTATGGTCAATCTCGGGTTGACCGGCTTCTTCGCCGTCGGCGCCTATGCCTCCGCCTTGCTGACCGTGCGCCTCGGCATGCCGGTCGCCGTCGGCTTCCTTGCCTCGATGGCGGTCGCCTCATGCGTGGCGGCGGTCACCACCTTCGGCCTCATGCGGCTCCGCGACGACTATCTCGCCATCGTCACCCTCGGCTTCGCCGAGGTGGTGCGCATCGCCGGCGAGAACGAGATCTGGCTCACCAACGGCACCGACGGCATCTCGCGGATCCCGCAGCCGCTCAAATCCACCCTCGGCCCGGACTTCAACACGTTCTATCTGGGCTTGGCGCTCCTGGTGCTGGCCATCGTCTTCTTCCTCCTGGAGCGGCTGCGGCTCTCGCCCTTCGGCCGCGTGCTCCGCGCCATCCGCGAGGATGCGCAAATGGCCGCGGTCGCCGGCAAGAACGTGCTTCTCTTCAAGGTCTGGGCGTTCGCGATCGGCGGGCTCATCGCCGGGCTCGCCGGCGCGCTCTACGGGCACTACACCAGCTACATCGTCCCGGAGCTGTTCCAGCCGCTCTTGACCATCTACATCTTCCTGGCGCTGACGGCCGGCGGCCGCGGCAACAATTGGGGCGCGGCGATCGGCGCCTATGTCGTGGTCTTCTTCCTGGAATCGACCCGGTTCCTGACCGGCATCCTGCCCGGCATATCGGTCGTGCAGATCGCCGCCATGCGCGAGCTCCTGGTGGGCCTCGGGCTACTTCTGGTCCTGCATGTCCGCCCCTACGGGCTCATGCCGGAGCGGCTGCCGCGGCTGGAGGCGCCGCGCGCTCCGAGGAGCTAGAGCCTCGTCACCCTAACCTTGGGCAGAGATCACGCGCGCTGCCTATTTGGTCATCGCCCGGCGATCCGCGGCCCCGCGGGCA from Pseudomonadota bacterium carries:
- a CDS encoding branched-chain amino acid ABC transporter permease, which produces MTSYLVAMATFGTIYALLALSLNVMWGMTGMVNLGLTGFFAVGAYASALLTVRLGMPVAVGFLASMAVASCVAAVTTFGLMRLRDDYLAIVTLGFAEVVRIAGENEIWLTNGTDGISRIPQPLKSTLGPDFNTFYLGLALLVLAIVFFLLERLRLSPFGRVLRAIREDAQMAAVAGKNVLLFKVWAFAIGGLIAGLAGALYGHYTSYIVPELFQPLLTIYIFLALTAGGRGNNWGAAIGAYVVVFFLESTRFLTGILPGISVVQIAAMRELLVGLGLLLVLHVRPYGLMPERLPRLEAPRAPRS
- a CDS encoding ABC transporter ATP-binding protein — translated: MSLLAVDGVVAGYGPHDEILKGVAIHAEAGEMVALVGPNGAGKSTLLKTIAGLLKPRQGSVRFKDEDLQALRPREISARGIAFVPQEANVFASLSVNENLEMGGYLEPGQVKRRMAEVYERVPELAAKKVSAARTLSGGQRQMLAMGMALMVAPTLLLLDEPSAGLSPIAAEKLFDTIKSIHQDGMTIVMVEQNALEALAISDRAYILVDGRNNRDGPAKTLAADPEIRRVFLGG
- a CDS encoding branched-chain amino acid ABC transporter permease translates to MSAQVLQLIVNGVVAGTILAVPAIGLSTIFAVLRFANFALAGHMAIGAFAGYVANAWLGLPAYVAILAAFAAAGIVGIVSDHFGLRPLRNYGALTLAIASIALNLVLENVLRFGFGNRPRDYAIKLVRDWTFGPIRIGPQQLENLAIAVAAMALIFLFLALTTTGKAMRAVADNPILADIKGIDPDRMARFANFIGMGLGGVGGMLVGLDTSVDPLVGFRALLSVFAAAVVGGLGSIPGAAIGGLFIGLAEELSLLALPASYKTAVGFLAILIMLTLRPRGILGERGL
- a CDS encoding FAD-binding oxidoreductase; this encodes MAESFDFVVVGAGISGASTAYHLKRRGVPKVLLIERASPASGGTGKSAAIVRQHYSSPILVRLARESIDLFKAMPEELGQSGGYVNSGYCFLIAADMLEGARRNIAMQRTLGIDTVLVEGAGFPQHLPELNPEGVAATVFETLGGYADPVKSTEAYVAGFQRLGGSFRPRTPVRSLLSEGPSITGIVTDKGKIAAGTVVNAAGPWAKPLAASAGLALELRAVLEQDTVWQVPPGRPVPSVSISNGVDATYLRPLGDRRFVIGRGFPKEYADVDPYNYKETGDEAFIADVQSRIEKRFPAFAGMRLIDAYGALYDVSPDWYPFVGTRAGLAGYADASGGSGHGFKIGPALGRGLANWLVDGDAPQDFKALSHDRLASGRLFVGSFGGNRG
- a CDS encoding ABC transporter substrate-binding protein, coding for MKSRLQTTRRTLLQGAAALGAGVAFLPRGLRAQASGPIRIAGLVPLTGGGGAFGPNMSLSQKTVVDEVNAAGGLLGRKVELITEDDQTNPEAGVRAARKLIDVDKVSAIMSVWASAVGTAVLPLCWENKVMMLAISAADTIAELPHQGYFVRTQPHTALQGEQFAKFAIDTGTKHLYVMMPQTPFTETVIKGITQICQSKNIKVTSMIYDAKKTSLRSEVDEMMRTTPDTLMIGGYQPDDIVLAKDVFRANYKGRVVGFAYGMTPQFVEGAGAEVTEGMYTIEPIPAAGSTAYGRLQKLLKKDALDTYTCQGYDHANLALLAIAQAKEASGTAIRDNIRKIGDPAGVKVDNAVDGIKLLAEGKKINYEGASGPCKFTDIGNIREVVFRLNQIKAGKILPA